The proteins below come from a single Aegilops tauschii subsp. strangulata cultivar AL8/78 chromosome 6, Aet v6.0, whole genome shotgun sequence genomic window:
- the LOC109769534 gene encoding uncharacterized protein isoform X1: MEASSSSSPAGPAPGPPPSIPPSGDQGVWADVSPLIAAACADLQDGELVHGENFSLFAAMSALEIMDPKMDSGIERSGYYSIDEAIEDGIAPVPLSLDRTLDIQRTLDVIDHLFSCEATWHKGHTLAQTVFTCIYLMKMERISSHAVLNSFCRILRATCNSVISVVSTARTHEEEDLFTMSFGLPLNGEGDDKCLSVLNSVEETISRQLRACKSQALSKKKTLEEFESLQDNPELEEGYCRALLCRLRFRKHFHHVVTCMRKPQGRGLDLARKHVTSCLAELSSMLKSQEFLKSQSDITSQKGDESCTTASGCRPIGFDVSLNSRLLSPAPPRAVQILAWSDAIRYFEKLLHDLDIICALSLDPVLENVLHFIAQFQKSVPDLVPRAFLQTLLVQDGKLYGRDLFCDVISRALSLPDIIGDKEFQSNEFVVQLGQLVTNLLKILCTNTAWQRRKLGKSLQDWSTISIQLELALKREFGETRNVLADENMCMRVSKQLLVWSQEHTYWIASRFLILGFELDLYSPSEYCMVYWYMHVVFIKLIEKMQLRILASNENSRRKGKKKKDHSKDSVRDTPFPSSCLLLQCYVLLSEGLSMLLAALRKESKSFQSPSIFNTEQERFMQHFDLLQKAQIPECITYYSFKEAAAQAHMADVMKYNFFKEIQKIIPSLKGSFASEPEKLAELRQIEQVAEHNRIALNIINHVGASDPKLRVSFEFTHHPHFAVAVVKRS, encoded by the exons ATGgaggcgagctcctcctcctcgcccgcGGGCCCCGCGCCAGGGCCGCCGCCCTCCATACCCCCCTCCGGCGACCAGGGCGTCTGGGCCGACGTCTCCCCGCTCATCGCCGCCGCCTGCGCTG ATCTCCAAGATGGGGAACTTGTACATGGGGAGAACTTCAGTTTGTTTGCCGCAATGTCTGCATTGGAA ATAATGGACCCTAAAATGGATTCCGGAATCGAGAGAAGTGGATATTATTCCATCGATGAAGCCATAGAAGATGGCATTGCCCCAGTTCCACTTAGTTTGGACAGAACACTTGACATTCAACGAACTCTTGATGTCATCGACCATCTTTTCTCATGTGAG GCAACCTGGCACAAGGGTCACACGCTAGCACAAACCGTCTTCACATGTATCTACCTTATGAAAATGGAGAGAATTTCATCGCATGCTGTCCTAAATAGCTTCTGCAGGATTTTGCGTGCTACTTGTAATTCTGTCATTTCTGTCGTTTCGACCGCCCGAACTCATGAG GAAGAAGACCTCTTTACGATGTCTTTTGGACTGCCTTTGAATGGTGAAGGTGATGATAAGTGCTTGTCAGTTCTGAACTCGGTTGAAGAGACAATATCTCGTCAATTGCGTGCATGTAAATCCCAAGCATTATCCAAGAAAAAAACACTAGAAG AGTTTGAATCACTGCAGGATAATCCTGAGCTGGAAGAGGGTTACTGCAGAGCCTTGTTGTGCAGATTACGTTTTCGTAAG CATTTTCACCATGTGGTTACGTGCATGAGGAAACCTCAAGGAAGAGGATTGGATTTGGCTCGCAAGCATGTTACATCATGCTTGGCTGAGCTTAGTTCGATGCTGAAGTCCCAAGAGTTCCTTAAGTCTCAGTCTGACATTACATCGCAAAAAGGTGACGAAAGCTGCACCACTGCATCAGGTTGCCGCCCTATTGGCTTTGATGTCAGCCTGAATAGCAGACTTCTGAGTCCAGCACCACCGCGTGCTGTTCAAATACTTGCCTGGAGTGAT GCAATTAGGTACTTTGAGAAGCTTCTGCATGATCTAGATATCATTTGTGCTCTGTCGCTTGATCCCGTGCTTGAGAATGTTCTTCACTTCATTGCACAGTTCCAAAAATCTGTACCTGATTTGGTTCCTAGAGCATTTCTTCAG ACTTTATTGGTTCAAGATGGCAAGCTTTATGGGCGAGACTTGTTTTGTGATGTAATTTCAAGGGCTCTGTCATTACCGGATATTATAGGAGATAAGGAATTCCAGTCGAATGAGTTTGTAGTGCAGCTAGGTCAG TTGGTTACCAACTTGCTCAAAATTCTCTGTACAAACACTGCATGGCAACGGCGCAAGCTTGGGAAGAGCTTGCAGGATTGGAGTACCATTTCCATACAG TTGGAGCTTGCATTGAAAAGAGAGTTTGGTGAAACTAGAAATGTCTTGGCCGATGAG AACATGTGCATGAGAGTATCAAAGCAACTACTTGTTTGGTCTCAAGAACATACGTACTGGATTGCTTCTCGGTTTCTCATATTGGGTTTTGAGCTTGACCTCTATTCTCCAAGTGAATACTGTATGGTGTACTGGTATATGCATGTGGTGTTTATAAAGCTGATAGAGAAGATGCAGTTACGAATCCTTGCTAGCAACGAAAACT CGCGAAGAAaagggaaaaagaagaaggaTCATTCAAAGGACTCTGTACGAGACACACCATTTCCTTCTTCATGTTTATTGCTTCAGTGCTATGTTCTATTATCAGAAGGACTTTCAATG TTGCTGGCTGCCCTGAGAAAGGAAAGCAAGTCATTCCAGTCACCAAGTATCTTCAATACTGAACAAGAG AGATTCATGCAGCATTTTGATCTTCTCCAGAAAGCACAAATACCCGAGTGCATTACCTACTACAGTTTCAAGGAAGCGGCTGCCCAGGCACACATGGCA GACGTAATGAAATACAACTTTTTCAAGGAAATCCAGAAGATAATTCCCTCCTTGAAAGGTAGTTTTGCGAGCGAACCAGAAAAGCTTGCAGAGCTCCGCCAGATTGAACAGGTTGCCGAGCACAATAGGATAGCCCTAAACATCATCAACCACGTCGGTGCTAGCGATCCGAAACTGAGGGTTTCGTTTGAGTTTACGCACCACCCCCACTTTGCGGTCGCAGTTGTAAAGAGATCATAG
- the LOC109769534 gene encoding uncharacterized protein isoform X2 yields the protein MALPQFHLVWTEHLTFNELLMSSTIFSHATWHKGHTLAQTVFTCIYLMKMERISSHAVLNSFCRILRATCNSVISVVSTARTHEEEDLFTMSFGLPLNGEGDDKCLSVLNSVEETISRQLRACKSQALSKKKTLEEFESLQDNPELEEGYCRALLCRLRFRKHFHHVVTCMRKPQGRGLDLARKHVTSCLAELSSMLKSQEFLKSQSDITSQKGDESCTTASGCRPIGFDVSLNSRLLSPAPPRAVQILAWSDAIRYFEKLLHDLDIICALSLDPVLENVLHFIAQFQKSVPDLVPRAFLQTLLVQDGKLYGRDLFCDVISRALSLPDIIGDKEFQSNEFVVQLGQLVTNLLKILCTNTAWQRRKLGKSLQDWSTISIQLELALKREFGETRNVLADENMCMRVSKQLLVWSQEHTYWIASRFLILGFELDLYSPSEYCMVYWYMHVVFIKLIEKMQLRILASNENSRRKGKKKKDHSKDSVRDTPFPSSCLLLQCYVLLSEGLSMLLAALRKESKSFQSPSIFNTEQERFMQHFDLLQKAQIPECITYYSFKEAAAQAHMADVMKYNFFKEIQKIIPSLKGSFASEPEKLAELRQIEQVAEHNRIALNIINHVGASDPKLRVSFEFTHHPHFAVAVVKRS from the exons ATGGCATTGCCCCAGTTCCACTTAGTTTGGACAGAACACTTGACATTCAACGAACTCTTGATGTCATCGACCATCTTTTCTCAT GCAACCTGGCACAAGGGTCACACGCTAGCACAAACCGTCTTCACATGTATCTACCTTATGAAAATGGAGAGAATTTCATCGCATGCTGTCCTAAATAGCTTCTGCAGGATTTTGCGTGCTACTTGTAATTCTGTCATTTCTGTCGTTTCGACCGCCCGAACTCATGAG GAAGAAGACCTCTTTACGATGTCTTTTGGACTGCCTTTGAATGGTGAAGGTGATGATAAGTGCTTGTCAGTTCTGAACTCGGTTGAAGAGACAATATCTCGTCAATTGCGTGCATGTAAATCCCAAGCATTATCCAAGAAAAAAACACTAGAAG AGTTTGAATCACTGCAGGATAATCCTGAGCTGGAAGAGGGTTACTGCAGAGCCTTGTTGTGCAGATTACGTTTTCGTAAG CATTTTCACCATGTGGTTACGTGCATGAGGAAACCTCAAGGAAGAGGATTGGATTTGGCTCGCAAGCATGTTACATCATGCTTGGCTGAGCTTAGTTCGATGCTGAAGTCCCAAGAGTTCCTTAAGTCTCAGTCTGACATTACATCGCAAAAAGGTGACGAAAGCTGCACCACTGCATCAGGTTGCCGCCCTATTGGCTTTGATGTCAGCCTGAATAGCAGACTTCTGAGTCCAGCACCACCGCGTGCTGTTCAAATACTTGCCTGGAGTGAT GCAATTAGGTACTTTGAGAAGCTTCTGCATGATCTAGATATCATTTGTGCTCTGTCGCTTGATCCCGTGCTTGAGAATGTTCTTCACTTCATTGCACAGTTCCAAAAATCTGTACCTGATTTGGTTCCTAGAGCATTTCTTCAG ACTTTATTGGTTCAAGATGGCAAGCTTTATGGGCGAGACTTGTTTTGTGATGTAATTTCAAGGGCTCTGTCATTACCGGATATTATAGGAGATAAGGAATTCCAGTCGAATGAGTTTGTAGTGCAGCTAGGTCAG TTGGTTACCAACTTGCTCAAAATTCTCTGTACAAACACTGCATGGCAACGGCGCAAGCTTGGGAAGAGCTTGCAGGATTGGAGTACCATTTCCATACAG TTGGAGCTTGCATTGAAAAGAGAGTTTGGTGAAACTAGAAATGTCTTGGCCGATGAG AACATGTGCATGAGAGTATCAAAGCAACTACTTGTTTGGTCTCAAGAACATACGTACTGGATTGCTTCTCGGTTTCTCATATTGGGTTTTGAGCTTGACCTCTATTCTCCAAGTGAATACTGTATGGTGTACTGGTATATGCATGTGGTGTTTATAAAGCTGATAGAGAAGATGCAGTTACGAATCCTTGCTAGCAACGAAAACT CGCGAAGAAaagggaaaaagaagaaggaTCATTCAAAGGACTCTGTACGAGACACACCATTTCCTTCTTCATGTTTATTGCTTCAGTGCTATGTTCTATTATCAGAAGGACTTTCAATG TTGCTGGCTGCCCTGAGAAAGGAAAGCAAGTCATTCCAGTCACCAAGTATCTTCAATACTGAACAAGAG AGATTCATGCAGCATTTTGATCTTCTCCAGAAAGCACAAATACCCGAGTGCATTACCTACTACAGTTTCAAGGAAGCGGCTGCCCAGGCACACATGGCA GACGTAATGAAATACAACTTTTTCAAGGAAATCCAGAAGATAATTCCCTCCTTGAAAGGTAGTTTTGCGAGCGAACCAGAAAAGCTTGCAGAGCTCCGCCAGATTGAACAGGTTGCCGAGCACAATAGGATAGCCCTAAACATCATCAACCACGTCGGTGCTAGCGATCCGAAACTGAGGGTTTCGTTTGAGTTTACGCACCACCCCCACTTTGCGGTCGCAGTTGTAAAGAGATCATAG
- the LOC109769548 gene encoding F-box/FBD/LRR-repeat protein At5g22700 isoform X2, which yields MHKKTAASSKGHFGDLTDDLLRHVLSFLPVADALQTCVLDTRWRDHWRRATSLLLIFDQSSFPSSERFKQLAKLFIHLRGNSPLDKCKIVGCLDDEEERTYTNTMLLIEYALKCQHLKILHLERFELKRSTLNFSRCSVLEDLKMQHCNIDARRISSKSLKRLCFTRFCFFPEEFHIRIFVPGLISLQLDDHNGLTPSPEYMPSLETAYVCLHNNFYHSCRGNRQDCEYDDCSCHAYPVDQGVLLHGLSNAVNLELIGDTYTELLIYRWDLECCPIFDKLKTLSLSEWFTTIDPLCILQHSPVLEVLTLKLDSTKKLVRATEAEEKVEQSFVCSHLKVVNIECRKVDERVHKILKFLSQCGILRDQISITEQ from the exons ATGCACAAGAAGACAGCGGCGAGCAGCAAGGGTCACTTCGGCGACCTCACCGACGACCTCCTCCGGCACGTCTTATCCTTTCTGCCTGTTGCTGATGCCCTGCAGACCTGCGTACTCGACACCCGGTGGCGTGACCATTGGAGGCGCGCCACCAGCCTGCTCCTCATCTTTGACCAGTCGAGTTTTCCGAGCTCCGAACGTTTCAAACAGCTGGCGAAGCTCTTCATCCACCTCCGCGGGAACTCACCTCTCGACAAGTGCAAGATTGTTGGCTGTCTCGATGACGAGGAGGAGCGCACATACACAAACACCATGCTGTTGATCGAGTACGCTCTAAAGTGCCAA CACTTGAAGATCCTACACCTTGAGCGGTTTGAATTAAAACGCTCCACTCTGAATTTCTCGCGCTGTTCGGTACTAGAGGATCTAAAGATGCAACATTGCAACATTGATGCACGCAGGATATCTTCCAAATCACTAAAGCGTCTCTGCTTTACCAGATTTTGTTTCTTCCCTGAGGAGTTCCACATTCGGATATTTGTCCCGGGCCTTATCTCACTGCAACTTGATGATCATAATGGCTTGACCCCTTCTCCTGAATACATGCCATCTCTAGAAACAGCTTATGTTTGCCTTCACAATAATTTCTATCATTCTTGTCGTGGTAACCGGCAGGACTGTGAGTATGATGACTGCAGCTGTCATGCTTATCCCGTTGATCAGGGTGTGCTTCTCCATGGTTTGTCCAATGCTGTGAATTTGGAGTTAATAGGCGATACTTACACTGAACTG CTTATCTATAGATGGGATTTAGAATGCTGCCCCATATTTGACAAACTAAAGACTCTATCACTCAGTGAGTGGTTTACGACTATTGACCCACTGTGCATTCTCCAACACTCTCCAGTTCTTGAGGTGCTCACTCTAAAGCTTGATAGCACTAAG AAATTGGTTAGAGCAACTGAAGCAGAAGAAAAGGTAGAACAATCATTTGTATGCTCGCACCTTAAGGTTGTCAACATTGAATGTAGAAAGGTCGATGAGAGAGTTCACAAAATTCTGAAGTTCTTGAGTCAATGTGGCATACTTCGTGATCAAATTAGCATCACGGAGCAATGA
- the LOC109769548 gene encoding F-box protein At4g22280 isoform X1: MHKKTAASSKGHFGDLTDDLLRHVLSFLPVADALQTCVLDTRWRDHWRRATSLLLIFDQSSFPSSERFKQLAKLFIHLRGNSPLDKCKIVGCLDDEEERTYTNTMLLIEYALKCQVKELLLTVAVDEDFEFEPLILDVPLISQHLKILHLERFELKRSTLNFSRCSVLEDLKMQHCNIDARRISSKSLKRLCFTRFCFFPEEFHIRIFVPGLISLQLDDHNGLTPSPEYMPSLETAYVCLHNNFYHSCRGNRQDCEYDDCSCHAYPVDQGVLLHGLSNAVNLELIGDTYTELLIYRWDLECCPIFDKLKTLSLSEWFTTIDPLCILQHSPVLEVLTLKLDSTKKLVRATEAEEKVEQSFVCSHLKVVNIECRKVDERVHKILKFLSQCGILRDQISITEQ, from the exons ATGCACAAGAAGACAGCGGCGAGCAGCAAGGGTCACTTCGGCGACCTCACCGACGACCTCCTCCGGCACGTCTTATCCTTTCTGCCTGTTGCTGATGCCCTGCAGACCTGCGTACTCGACACCCGGTGGCGTGACCATTGGAGGCGCGCCACCAGCCTGCTCCTCATCTTTGACCAGTCGAGTTTTCCGAGCTCCGAACGTTTCAAACAGCTGGCGAAGCTCTTCATCCACCTCCGCGGGAACTCACCTCTCGACAAGTGCAAGATTGTTGGCTGTCTCGATGACGAGGAGGAGCGCACATACACAAACACCATGCTGTTGATCGAGTACGCTCTAAAGTGCCAAGTTAAGGAGCTCCTACTCACTGTTGCTGTTGACGAAGACTTTGAGTTTGAGCCACTAATACTTGATGTGCCTCTCATCTCTCAGCACTTGAAGATCCTACACCTTGAGCGGTTTGAATTAAAACGCTCCACTCTGAATTTCTCGCGCTGTTCGGTACTAGAGGATCTAAAGATGCAACATTGCAACATTGATGCACGCAGGATATCTTCCAAATCACTAAAGCGTCTCTGCTTTACCAGATTTTGTTTCTTCCCTGAGGAGTTCCACATTCGGATATTTGTCCCGGGCCTTATCTCACTGCAACTTGATGATCATAATGGCTTGACCCCTTCTCCTGAATACATGCCATCTCTAGAAACAGCTTATGTTTGCCTTCACAATAATTTCTATCATTCTTGTCGTGGTAACCGGCAGGACTGTGAGTATGATGACTGCAGCTGTCATGCTTATCCCGTTGATCAGGGTGTGCTTCTCCATGGTTTGTCCAATGCTGTGAATTTGGAGTTAATAGGCGATACTTACACTGAACTG CTTATCTATAGATGGGATTTAGAATGCTGCCCCATATTTGACAAACTAAAGACTCTATCACTCAGTGAGTGGTTTACGACTATTGACCCACTGTGCATTCTCCAACACTCTCCAGTTCTTGAGGTGCTCACTCTAAAGCTTGATAGCACTAAG AAATTGGTTAGAGCAACTGAAGCAGAAGAAAAGGTAGAACAATCATTTGTATGCTCGCACCTTAAGGTTGTCAACATTGAATGTAGAAAGGTCGATGAGAGAGTTCACAAAATTCTGAAGTTCTTGAGTCAATGTGGCATACTTCGTGATCAAATTAGCATCACGGAGCAATGA
- the LOC109769549 gene encoding GDSL esterase/lipase At4g10955, producing the protein MGEQSKMQYYAGGTSFNSPHAGPHGRDCFCISGPKHIVQSVDWSNEEHRRCIAACLVKATYIMEEDRPKCRVYDMGLAPLWWQSFHFELRDLLKCGTENADEFIFGAIFEYCPPVGCQRHPSAPNYVFALRGTMPRHPKSVHDLYNDIKVFLSDLPCCRRTQKARQAVTNMLIRKGTERCVLWLAGHSLGASLALEVGRDMAEQHQAYLPTFLFNPPNVSPMPALNLLNASEVAKKDVFTGSYLVKAALGATVMRSYCTRMEKVFQRLSPWVPELYVNERDIICQGFIDYFEQRQKVEERIAGVGRAAMKLSYRDMLSSLIGSSKEQPHLLPSARLWKNSNTTFGTHGLKQWWRPDSELKLSCRKFTYPGA; encoded by the exons ATGGGAGAGCAGAGCAAAATGCAGTACTACGCAGGCGGTACCTCCTTTAACTCACCACATGCCGGACCTCATGGCCGTGACTGCTTCTGCATCAGCGGTCCCAAACACATAGTTCAATCCGTTGACTG GAGCAACGAGGAGCACCGCCGCTGCATCGCTGCTTGCCTTGTGAAAGCTACTTACATCATGGAGGAGGACCGACCAAAGTGCAGGGTGTATGACATGGGATTGGCGCCGCTGTGGTGGCAGAGCTTCCACTTCGAGCTGCGGGATCTGCTTAAGTGCGGCACTGAGAACGCGGACGAGTTCATCTTCGGCGCCATATTCGAGTACTGCCCCCCCGTGGGGTGCCAGCGCCACCCGTCCGCCCCAAACTATGTTTTCGCCCTGCGCGGCACCATGCCTCGGCACCCAAAGTCGGTCCATGACCTGTACAACGACATCAAGGTCTTCCTCAGCGATCTGCCATGCTGCAGACGGACCCAGAAGGCGCGTCAGGCGGTGACCAACATGCTCATCCGCAAGGGCACGGAGCGGTGCGTGCTGTGGCTGGCGGGGCACTCGCTGGGCGCGTCGCTGGCGCTGGAGGTGGGGCGGGACATGGCGGAGCAGCACCAGGCGTACCTGCCGACCTTCCTCTTCAACCCGCCCAACGTGTCACCGATGCCGGCCTTGAACCTCCTCAATGCTTCGGAGGTGGCGAAGAAGGACGTGTTCACGGGGAGCTACCTCGTGAAGGCGGCGCTCGGGGCCACGGTCATGAGGTCCTACTGCACCCGCATGGAGAAAGTGTTCCAGCGCCTCTCGCCGTGGGTGCCGGAGCTGTACGTGAACGAGAGGGACATCATTTGCCAGGGCTTCATCGACTACTTCGAGCAGCGGCAGAAGGTGGAGGAGCGCATCGCCGGCGTCGGCAGGGCAGCCATGAAGTTGTCCTATCGCGACATGCTCTCCTCCCTCATCGGCAGCAGCAAGGAGCAGCCGCACCTCTTGCCGTCCGCGAGGCTGTGGAAGAACTCCAACACAACATTCGGCACACATGGCCTCAAGCAGTGGTGGAGGCCGGACAGCGAGCTAAAGCTCAGCTGCAGGAAATTCACTTACCCCGGAGCATGA